ACTCAGAGCCAGAAAAAGCACAGCGACAGCAGGCCCCAGACAAGTCCCGAGTAGCCGTTTTTTCCCGGCCGATCAAACACGCGCCGGAAAAAAGCACTCCCCGGCCGCACGTGCAGCTCGGTCAATCAACGCAGATGGACCCGAAGCGTTTCGGCGAGATCACCGGCCAAGGAAGCGACCAGTTCCCCGTCTTCGCCCTCGACCATGACCCGGGCCACAGCCTCTGTTCCCGAGTAGCGCAACAAGACGCGCCCGCGATCACCCAACCGTTTTTCGGCCTCGGTGACCCCCTTTTGCACGGCCGGGACCTCGTCAAACGGCACTTTGCGTTCGACATGGACATTGATCAATTCCTGAGGAAACGGTTGGAGCAAGCCAGCCAGTTCTGAAATGGGACGGTCCTGTTCGCGCATGATCCGCAAAAGTTGCAGGGCGGCCAAAACACCATCACCGGTCGTGCTGTGACGCAAAAAGATAAGATGGCCGGACTGTTCTCCACCGAGAATGGTGCCGTGGTGTCGCATGGCCTCGACCACATTGCGATCGCCCACCGGCGTGCGCACCAACCTGCCACCGCATTCCTGCATAAAGACCTCGAGGGCCATATTGCTCATGACCGTGGCCACCAGGGTATTGCCTGGCAGATCGCCTTTGTTCAAAAAATCCCGAGCACAAACAGCCATGATCTGGTCGCCGTCCAGAATCCGCCCCTTTTCATCGACTACGATCAAGCGATCGGCGTCTCCGTCCAGGGCGAGCCCGATGTCCGCCCCGGTCTCGACCACTTTCTGGGCCGTGACCTCGGGATACAGGGAACCGCATTGACGGTTGATATTCAACCCGTCGGGCTCATTGCCGACCTTGACGACCTTGGCCCCCAATTCCTCGAGTACCAGTGGCGCCACCCGGTAGGAGGCCCCGTTGGCGCAGTCGAGCACGACCTTCATCCCGTCCAGGGTCATTTGGGGGGGAAAGGAATTTTTCAGCGCGACAATATAGCGTCCCGGACTGTCCTGGATCTTATAGGCCCGTCCGATCTGTTCCGAATCCGGGATCTCCCAGTTTGTGGAGGGATCGAGGACCAGAGAGCTGATCTCCTTTTCCACACTGTCGGCCAGTTTGTACCCGTCGCTGTCAAAAAACTTGATCCCGTTATCCATAAACGGGTTGTGCGAAGCGGAGATGACCACGCCGAGATCGGCACGCATATTCTTGGTCAGAAAAGAGATAGCCGGTGTGGGCATGGGGCCGACCAGAAAAACGTCCATGCCCGCGGCGCAAAATCCCGAGGTCAAGGCGCTTTCAAAGACATACCCCGACAACCTCGTGTCCTTCCCGATGACCACCCGGTGCCGTTTGGCCCCGTTGCGGAAATACTGTCCTGCGGCAAGCCCCAGACGCAGGACGATCTCCGGTTGCATCGGATAGATATTGACCTGGCCGCGCAGGCCGTCGGTTCCGAAAAGCTCCTGACTCATCGCGAGTTCTCCTGTTGCATCGGCGTTGTCTGTTCTGCGGTGGCATTGGCGGGGGCATCAATGACCACCCGCAATTGATCGGGTTTGATGCCCAGAATCCGGGTATCCGGCGGGAGATCGACTTCATAGGCGCGTTGATAGACGCCAGGACCGAGTTCGTCCAGCGGCACGGTCACGGTGATCCGCTCGCGCCAATTCTCCTGATCTAAAAGGGTCA
The sequence above is drawn from the Desulfohalobium retbaense DSM 5692 genome and encodes:
- the glmM gene encoding phosphoglucosamine mutase, whose translation is MSQELFGTDGLRGQVNIYPMQPEIVLRLGLAAGQYFRNGAKRHRVVIGKDTRLSGYVFESALTSGFCAAGMDVFLVGPMPTPAISFLTKNMRADLGVVISASHNPFMDNGIKFFDSDGYKLADSVEKEISSLVLDPSTNWEIPDSEQIGRAYKIQDSPGRYIVALKNSFPPQMTLDGMKVVLDCANGASYRVAPLVLEELGAKVVKVGNEPDGLNINRQCGSLYPEVTAQKVVETGADIGLALDGDADRLIVVDEKGRILDGDQIMAVCARDFLNKGDLPGNTLVATVMSNMALEVFMQECGGRLVRTPVGDRNVVEAMRHHGTILGGEQSGHLIFLRHSTTGDGVLAALQLLRIMREQDRPISELAGLLQPFPQELINVHVERKVPFDEVPAVQKGVTEAEKRLGDRGRVLLRYSGTEAVARVMVEGEDGELVASLAGDLAETLRVHLR